Genomic segment of Deltaproteobacteria bacterium:
CCGGCCCGTTTCCCGGCCATCTGCCACCTGACTACTTCATGGAGTATCCCTCTCCTGGGTATCACACCAAAGACGGCATCACTTACTGTCAGTTCACCGACCTTCTCTTTCTGTGCGTTATAAACTGCCAGGGTTGTCATGGATTGCCCTGTCTCCTCTATTTTATTAGCACATATACAAGTTGATTAATGGAACCCGGAACACACCCCTTAACCAACAGCAGGTTCTCATCAGGCCGCACGTCAACAACCATGGAATTCTTCACGGTAACACGTTTTCCTCCCATGCGACCAGGCATCTTTTTGCCCTTGATGACCCTGGATGGAGTGGCACTCTGCCCAACAGAGCCTACTGCTCTGTGATGTTTGGATCCATGGCCCATAGGACCCCTGGAAAATCCGTGACGCTTAATAGTGCCAGCAAAACCGCGACCTTTACTCACTCCGGCTATGTCCACCAGTTGGCGGATTTCCAGATCCTTCAGTGTAAGGACCTGGCCTACATCAAAGGCTTCAGGATCCTTGACTGATATCTCCCTGATATAGCGAAAGCCGTGGGACAGCCCGGCTCTCTTTACATGTCCCTGCTCCGGAAGATTCAACCTGCCTAAAGGCCTTGGGGAAAATCCGAATTGCAAGGCGTTATAGCCCTCTCTCTCCGCTGTCTTCTTTTGGAGCACGGTACAGGGACCGACCTCCAGCACCGTAACCGGGACGACCTGACCGTCCTCGGAAAAGACCTGGATCATTCCTACCTTGCGGCCCATCATGCCTGATAAATTCGACATTGCTGCTTCTGTCCCCGTCCTTAATCTCTATAGCTTAATTTCAACATCCACCCCAGCAGACAATTCCAACTTCATCAAGGCGTCTATTGTCTGTTGTGTAGGCTCCAGAATATCTATGAGTCTCCTGTGGGTACGGATCTCAAACTGCTCCCTTGACTTCTTGTCTACATGGGGAGAGCGCAATACAGTATAGCGCCTAATAGAAGTAGGTAACGGGATTGGCCCGCCAAGACGGGCTCCGGTCCGTTTTGCCGTATCTACAATTTCACCTACAGACTGATCAAGCTGCTTGTGATCATATGCCTTGAGACGAATTCTTATCCTCTGGGTTGGGACTATCATCCCTCATTCCTCAATTCTTAACTGGTGAATACATCTACTCCACGATCTTGGTTACCACGCCGGCCCCGACCGTCCGGCCGCCTTCACGGATCGCAAACCTGACTCCCTCTTCCATGGCAATGGGCTGGATCATCGAGACCTCAAGAGATACATTGTCCCCT
This window contains:
- a CDS encoding 30S ribosomal protein S10 yields the protein MIVPTQRIRIRLKAYDHKQLDQSVGEIVDTAKRTGARLGGPIPLPTSIRRYTVLRSPHVDKKSREQFEIRTHRRLIDILEPTQQTIDALMKLELSAGVDVEIKL
- the tuf gene encoding elongation factor Tu (EF-Tu; promotes GTP-dependent binding of aminoacyl-tRNA to the A-site of ribosomes during protein biosynthesis; when the tRNA anticodon matches the mRNA codon, GTP hydrolysis results; the inactive EF-Tu-GDP leaves the ribosome and release of GDP is promoted by elongation factor Ts; many prokaryotes have two copies of the gene encoding EF-Tu); translation: GDNVSLEVSMIQPIAMEEGVRFAIREGGRTVGAGVVTKIVE
- a CDS encoding 50S ribosomal protein L3, giving the protein MSNLSGMMGRKVGMIQVFSEDGQVVPVTVLEVGPCTVLQKKTAEREGYNALQFGFSPRPLGRLNLPEQGHVKRAGLSHGFRYIREISVKDPEAFDVGQVLTLKDLEIRQLVDIAGVSKGRGFAGTIKRHGFSRGPMGHGSKHHRAVGSVGQSATPSRVIKGKKMPGRMGGKRVTVKNSMVVDVRPDENLLLVKGCVPGSINQLVYVLIK